In a single window of the Nocardioides massiliensis genome:
- a CDS encoding YqeB family protein, with protein MTTTLGYTREDRIWIFVLFSLGGAILLGVTPWVAQWLADLPFVPFGDALSWMGGLDDPWMHVARPAVGLLLGLVLAVVVVEDEYRLEIGPDAVVITHGSDRRTLARSEITGVHRDGGKVHIDGREGRVLFAKKVEASKDAVREAFTAHGYPYESD; from the coding sequence GTGACCACGACCCTCGGCTACACCCGCGAGGACCGTATCTGGATCTTCGTGCTCTTCAGCCTCGGTGGCGCGATCCTGCTCGGCGTGACGCCATGGGTCGCGCAGTGGCTGGCCGACCTCCCGTTCGTGCCGTTCGGCGACGCGTTGAGCTGGATGGGTGGCCTCGACGACCCGTGGATGCACGTCGCGCGTCCGGCCGTCGGTCTCCTCCTCGGCCTGGTCCTCGCCGTCGTCGTCGTGGAGGACGAGTACCGCCTCGAGATCGGTCCTGACGCCGTGGTCATCACCCACGGCTCCGACCGCCGCACCCTCGCCCGCAGCGAGATCACCGGGGTCCACCGCGACGGCGGCAAGGTCCACATCGACGGGCGCGAGGGCCGCGTGCTGTTCGCCAAGAAGGTCGAGGCCAGCAAGGACGCCGTCCGCGAGGCCTTCACCGCGCACGGGTACCCGTACGAGTCCGACTAG
- a CDS encoding alpha/beta hydrolase: protein MTPTATPATIRVPLGGDELDVWHFAAAHDELGSPAGRPAVVMAHGLAGTKDSGLAPFAEALAGVGFEVFALDYRGFGASSGAPRQQVRVARQLDDFRAVVAHARALDAVDAARIAVWGVSLAGGHVLTLAATDPRIAAVVSLTPLVDGLAAGRHAMAHHRPTAMLRSSALGVASKVAAARGRPARTMPVVARPGELGALTLDGCLEDYTALAGPTWRNEVDAAVGLELGSVRAGRDAKAVTCPTLVQIGDLDRSAPPHAAGKAAFAARAIVHHYPCDHFDVWPGKAWHDAAVRHQVAFLTRVLAPAVVSR from the coding sequence ATGACCCCCACCGCCACCCCCGCCACGATCCGCGTCCCCCTCGGCGGCGACGAGCTCGACGTGTGGCACTTCGCCGCCGCCCACGACGAGCTCGGCTCCCCCGCCGGCCGGCCCGCCGTGGTGATGGCCCACGGCCTCGCCGGCACGAAGGACTCCGGGCTCGCGCCGTTCGCGGAGGCACTCGCCGGCGTCGGCTTCGAGGTCTTCGCGTTGGACTACCGCGGCTTCGGGGCCAGCTCCGGGGCCCCGCGCCAGCAGGTGAGGGTCGCCCGCCAGCTGGACGACTTCCGCGCCGTGGTCGCCCACGCCCGCGCGCTCGACGCGGTCGATGCCGCCCGGATCGCGGTGTGGGGGGTCTCCCTCGCCGGTGGACACGTTCTCACCCTCGCCGCGACCGACCCGCGGATCGCGGCCGTCGTCTCCCTCACGCCGCTCGTCGACGGGCTGGCCGCCGGACGGCACGCGATGGCCCACCACCGACCGACGGCGATGCTGCGCAGCAGCGCGCTCGGGGTGGCGAGCAAGGTCGCCGCCGCACGCGGCCGGCCCGCGCGCACGATGCCCGTGGTCGCGCGGCCCGGCGAGCTCGGTGCGCTCACGCTCGACGGCTGCCTCGAGGACTACACCGCACTCGCCGGACCGACCTGGCGCAACGAGGTCGACGCCGCCGTCGGCCTCGAGCTCGGCAGCGTCCGCGCCGGTCGGGACGCCAAGGCGGTGACCTGCCCGACGCTGGTCCAGATCGGCGACCTCGACCGCAGCGCCCCGCCCCACGCCGCCGGCAAGGCGGCCTTCGCCGCCCGGGCCATCGTCCACCACTACCCGTGCGACCACTTCGACGTGTGGCCGGGGAAGGCCTGGCACGACGCGGCGGTCCGGCACCAGGTCGCGTTCCTGACCCGGGTCCTCGCCCCGGCGGTGGTCAGCCGATGA
- a CDS encoding adenylyltransferase/cytidyltransferase family protein, whose protein sequence is MTDRPTTVVTFGTFDVFHVGHLRVIQRAASLGDRLIVGVSSDALNAKKKGRAPVFSQGERMEIVASLKPVSSVFLEESLEQKREYLLTHQADVLVMGDDWAGRFDDLGDICEIVYLPRTPAISTTALIEKIADLSG, encoded by the coding sequence ATGACCGATCGCCCCACCACCGTCGTCACGTTCGGGACCTTCGACGTCTTCCACGTCGGGCACCTGCGCGTGATCCAGCGCGCGGCGTCCCTCGGCGACCGGCTCATCGTCGGCGTCTCCTCCGACGCGCTCAACGCCAAGAAGAAGGGCCGCGCTCCCGTCTTCTCCCAGGGTGAGCGGATGGAGATCGTGGCCTCCCTCAAGCCCGTCTCCTCGGTCTTCCTCGAGGAGAGCCTCGAGCAGAAGCGCGAATACCTCCTCACCCACCAGGCCGACGTGCTGGTCATGGGTGACGACTGGGCCGGCCGGTTCGACGACCTGGGCGACATCTGCGAGATCGTCTATCTGCCGCGCACACCGGCCATCTCGACCACCGCGCTGATCGAGAAGATCGCCGACCTCAGCGGCTGA
- a CDS encoding DUF445 domain-containing protein → MSIPLVAGDPAAEQERRRALRRMRAVASSLLVIAAIVYVLTHGDGGAWGYVNAAAEASMVGAIADWFAVTALFRHPLGIPIPHTALIPRKKEMLGRGLEEFVGENFLHAGIVRERVESAEVTVRVGRWLREERHARRVVDEAATLVHLGLTKVRDDDVRALVEEAILPRLRSEPISPVAGSLLAEVVRDGAHHGLVDLVVEEGYRWLTLHGDTFTDVIAERAPWWAPERLNDAVTRRLHTEAVRWMADIRDDPRHSARLALDSLLAQLATDLLEDAETQERAERLKERILAQPALVDSGLSLWTGLRTALRDALEDPEGAVRRRALTEVQRFGELLVTDAALRERFDRRVADAAVFAIERYGSELTTVITTTIEKWDGDEAARKIELHVGRDLQFIRINGTVVGGLVGLLIHAISEVL, encoded by the coding sequence ATGTCGATACCACTGGTCGCGGGGGACCCCGCAGCGGAGCAGGAGCGCAGGCGCGCCCTGCGCCGGATGCGCGCGGTCGCGAGCTCGCTGCTCGTGATCGCGGCGATCGTCTACGTGCTCACCCACGGTGACGGCGGCGCGTGGGGCTACGTCAACGCGGCCGCGGAGGCGTCGATGGTCGGCGCGATCGCCGACTGGTTCGCGGTCACCGCGTTGTTCCGCCATCCCCTGGGCATCCCCATCCCGCACACCGCCCTCATCCCGCGCAAGAAGGAGATGCTGGGCCGCGGGCTGGAGGAGTTCGTGGGAGAGAACTTCCTGCACGCCGGCATCGTGCGCGAGCGCGTCGAGTCCGCTGAGGTGACGGTGCGCGTCGGTCGGTGGCTGCGCGAGGAGCGGCACGCGCGCCGCGTGGTCGACGAGGCGGCCACTCTCGTGCACCTGGGGCTGACGAAGGTCCGCGACGACGACGTCCGAGCGCTCGTGGAGGAGGCGATCCTTCCGCGGCTGCGCAGCGAACCCATCAGTCCCGTCGCCGGCAGCCTGCTCGCCGAGGTGGTGCGCGACGGTGCCCACCACGGCCTCGTCGACCTGGTCGTCGAGGAGGGCTACCGCTGGTTGACGCTGCACGGCGACACGTTCACCGACGTGATCGCCGAGCGGGCGCCCTGGTGGGCCCCCGAACGGCTCAACGACGCGGTGACCCGTCGGTTGCACACCGAGGCGGTGCGGTGGATGGCCGACATCCGCGACGACCCGCGGCACTCGGCACGGCTCGCCCTCGACAGCCTGCTCGCCCAGCTCGCAACCGACCTGCTCGAGGACGCGGAGACCCAGGAGCGTGCGGAGCGACTCAAGGAGCGGATCCTGGCGCAGCCTGCGCTGGTCGACAGCGGCCTGTCGTTGTGGACCGGCTTGCGCACGGCCCTGCGCGACGCACTCGAGGACCCCGAGGGCGCCGTACGCCGAAGGGCGCTGACGGAGGTGCAGCGGTTCGGCGAGCTGCTCGTGACCGACGCAGCGCTGCGCGAGCGGTTCGACCGCCGTGTCGCGGACGCGGCGGTGTTCGCCATCGAGCGCTACGGCAGCGAGCTGACGACTGTCATCACGACCACGATCGAGAAGTGGGACGGCGACGAGGCGGCGCGCAAGATCGAGCTGCATGTCGGGCGCGACCTGCAGTTCATCCGGATCAACGGCACCGTCGTCGGCGGGCTCGTGGGTCTGCTGATCCATGCCATCAGCGAGGTGCTGTGA
- a CDS encoding oxidoreductase — MIHDAPAAGFPHLLAPGRIGSMEIRNRVVMSPMETLYGTPEGLPSERTRAYFAARARGGVGLITVGATGIDHRHPETPGGLHIATDDAVAAHRALVEEVHAHGARIQPQIVHAGPDGLGPEMFGVDSLGPSVVASYLTGRPSRPLEEAEIAGLLDQYRAAARRVREAGYDGLELHAAHGYMMLGSFLAPQRNRRTDGYRGDRPEGRLRLLLEALAAIRSEVGTDFPVTLRISGYERVAGGRPMWETARSAPTLVAAGVDAFHVSGGVIDRYVTRMVNGADDGDGLNVGAAAAVREVVDVPVIAVGRIHDPALAERVLAEGRADFVAMARPLLADPELPAKLASGSAARVRQCISCENCIDAMELRFSVDCAVNPRTGRELELTPLPSAVRRHVVVVGGGPAGLEAARVAALRGHRVSLLERSDHLGGALALSAVVHPENAPFLAWLRAEVEAAPGIDLHLGTEADAASIADLAPDAVVVATGGRVVAPAFEGAGLAHVRDPAAIRAWLAGTGPEPSPGARIAVVVGGTLAGSQVAEHLAGRGHRVAILEEGTTLAPEVGWKRRSEHMDRLDRLGVTVHTEVTLDRVTAEGVAFTPAGGSPRILPADEVWLAGTPEAATDLADDLGARLGVPVHAIGDCTGPRLIQGAVEDAARVATGL, encoded by the coding sequence GTGATCCACGACGCACCCGCCGCCGGGTTCCCGCACCTGCTCGCACCCGGTCGGATCGGCTCGATGGAGATCCGCAACCGCGTCGTGATGTCGCCGATGGAGACGCTCTACGGCACCCCGGAGGGTCTGCCGTCGGAGCGCACCCGCGCCTACTTCGCCGCCCGCGCACGCGGCGGGGTCGGCCTGATCACCGTCGGCGCTACCGGGATCGACCATCGCCACCCCGAGACACCCGGCGGGCTCCACATCGCCACCGACGACGCCGTCGCCGCGCACCGGGCGCTCGTCGAGGAGGTCCACGCCCACGGCGCACGGATCCAGCCGCAGATCGTGCACGCCGGACCCGACGGGCTCGGGCCGGAGATGTTCGGCGTCGACTCCCTGGGCCCGTCGGTCGTGGCGTCGTACCTCACCGGTCGACCCTCGCGGCCGCTCGAGGAGGCGGAGATCGCGGGTCTGCTCGACCAGTACCGCGCCGCCGCCCGCCGGGTGCGCGAGGCCGGGTACGACGGACTCGAGCTGCACGCCGCCCACGGCTACATGATGCTCGGCTCGTTCCTCGCCCCCCAGCGCAACCGGCGCACCGACGGCTATCGCGGCGACCGCCCCGAGGGGCGGCTGCGCCTGCTGCTCGAGGCCCTCGCGGCGATCCGCTCGGAGGTCGGCACCGACTTCCCGGTGACGCTGCGCATCTCCGGCTACGAGCGCGTCGCGGGCGGGCGCCCGATGTGGGAGACCGCCCGCTCCGCCCCGACCCTGGTGGCCGCCGGTGTCGACGCCTTCCACGTCAGCGGTGGCGTGATCGACCGCTATGTGACCCGGATGGTCAACGGCGCCGACGACGGCGACGGCCTCAACGTCGGCGCCGCCGCGGCCGTCCGCGAGGTCGTCGACGTCCCGGTTATCGCGGTCGGACGCATCCACGACCCGGCCCTGGCGGAGCGGGTCCTGGCCGAGGGACGCGCCGACTTCGTCGCCATGGCCCGTCCGCTGCTGGCCGACCCCGAGCTGCCCGCCAAGCTGGCATCGGGCAGCGCCGCCCGCGTCCGGCAGTGCATCAGCTGCGAGAACTGCATCGACGCGATGGAGCTGCGCTTCAGCGTCGACTGTGCGGTCAACCCGCGCACGGGCCGCGAGCTCGAGCTCACGCCGCTCCCCTCCGCCGTACGCCGACACGTGGTCGTCGTCGGCGGTGGGCCGGCCGGCCTGGAGGCCGCACGGGTCGCGGCCCTGCGCGGGCATCGCGTGTCGCTGCTCGAGCGCAGCGACCACCTCGGCGGCGCGCTGGCCCTGTCGGCCGTCGTGCACCCCGAGAACGCGCCCTTCCTCGCTTGGCTGCGGGCCGAGGTCGAGGCCGCGCCCGGCATCGACCTGCACCTGGGGACCGAGGCCGACGCCGCCTCGATCGCCGACCTCGCTCCCGACGCTGTCGTCGTCGCCACCGGTGGCCGGGTCGTCGCCCCCGCGTTCGAAGGCGCGGGACTGGCGCACGTGCGCGACCCCGCCGCAATCCGAGCCTGGCTCGCCGGCACCGGCCCCGAGCCGTCGCCGGGCGCCCGCATCGCCGTCGTCGTCGGCGGCACGCTGGCGGGCAGCCAGGTCGCCGAGCACCTCGCCGGGCGCGGGCACCGCGTCGCCATCCTGGAGGAGGGGACCACACTCGCGCCCGAGGTCGGCTGGAAGCGCAGGAGCGAGCACATGGACCGCCTCGACCGGCTCGGTGTCACCGTCCACACCGAGGTCACCCTCGACCGCGTCACCGCAGAGGGTGTCGCGTTCACCCCCGCGGGCGGGAGTCCGCGGATCCTGCCGGCCGACGAGGTCTGGTTGGCCGGCACCCCCGAGGCCGCGACCGACCTGGCCGACGACCTCGGCGCCCGCCTGGGCGTGCCCGTCCACGCGATCGGCGACTGCACCGGCCCGCGGCTGATCCAGGGCGCGGTCGAGGACGCCGCCCGGGTCGCCACCGGCCTGTGA
- a CDS encoding TetR/AcrR family transcriptional regulator: protein MSGPDRADRADRRRTALLEALDELLQEHPLAQIKIADISHRAGVTRSAFYFYFDSKAIAVAALMSEVYDERFVATTLLRAEDETPQARIDAGLRAMFDVVTERAHLHRALGDARNTDATVRALWDADRSSFVGPVVELIEAERAAGNAPAGPDAAALATLLLELNDRVLERVARGSELDVRPQLDAVIAIWLRSIYGSGGTA, encoded by the coding sequence GTGAGCGGTCCCGACCGCGCAGACCGGGCCGACCGGCGGCGTACGGCGTTGCTCGAGGCCCTCGACGAGCTGTTGCAGGAGCACCCGCTCGCTCAGATCAAGATCGCCGACATCTCCCACCGCGCGGGGGTGACCCGCTCGGCGTTCTACTTCTACTTCGACTCCAAGGCGATCGCCGTCGCCGCGCTGATGAGCGAGGTGTACGACGAGCGGTTCGTCGCCACCACCCTGCTGCGCGCCGAGGACGAGACGCCGCAGGCCCGCATCGATGCCGGGCTGCGGGCGATGTTCGACGTCGTCACCGAGCGCGCACACCTGCACCGCGCCCTGGGCGACGCCCGCAACACCGATGCGACGGTCCGCGCGCTCTGGGACGCCGACCGCAGCAGCTTCGTCGGCCCGGTCGTGGAGCTGATCGAGGCCGAGCGGGCGGCCGGCAACGCCCCTGCGGGTCCTGATGCCGCAGCCCTCGCGACCCTGCTGCTGGAGCTCAACGACCGCGTCCTCGAACGCGTCGCGCGGGGCAGCGAGCTCGACGTACGCCCTCAGTTGGACGCGGTGATCGCGATCTGGCTGCGCTCGATCTACGGTTCAGGAGGAACCGCATGA
- a CDS encoding SigE family RNA polymerase sigma factor, with translation MDDQGFSDWVTGAQRPLLRSAYLLTGDLHRAEDLVQEALVKVALRWRRLRDGNPTAYARTILVRDHISAARLRRNQERPVAEVVSTALVSSEPETELVVRRALARLTAAQRAVLVLRHFDDLSERRTAEVLGVSVGAVKSQNAAALARLRAGAPELLDLIGRTS, from the coding sequence ATGGACGACCAGGGGTTCAGCGACTGGGTCACGGGTGCCCAGCGGCCGCTGCTGCGCTCGGCGTACCTGCTCACCGGCGACCTGCACCGCGCCGAGGACCTGGTCCAGGAGGCCCTGGTCAAGGTGGCGCTGCGGTGGCGGCGGCTGCGCGACGGCAACCCGACGGCGTACGCGCGCACCATCCTCGTGCGTGACCACATCTCGGCCGCCCGCCTGAGGCGCAACCAGGAGCGGCCAGTCGCCGAGGTGGTGTCGACGGCCCTGGTCTCGTCGGAGCCGGAGACCGAGCTCGTCGTACGCCGGGCGCTCGCGCGGCTCACCGCGGCGCAGCGGGCGGTGCTGGTGCTCCGGCATTTCGACGACCTGTCGGAACGTCGGACCGCCGAGGTGCTCGGTGTCTCCGTCGGCGCGGTGAAGAGCCAGAACGCGGCCGCGCTGGCCCGGCTGCGTGCCGGTGCCCCGGAGCTGCTGGACCTGATTGGGAGGACGTCATGA
- a CDS encoding flavin-containing monooxygenase — translation MSSRPGPTVAVIGAGISGLTSTKMLGDYGIAHTTFEVSDRVGGNWAFRNPNNMSSAYRSLHIDTSKHQLSFRDFPMPEDYPDFPHHTQIKDYLDSYADAFGLRERIEFSNGVERAERRPDGGWDIHDQAGTTRRFDLLVVGNGHHWDPRYPDFPGEFSGEVIHSHYYVDPREPLDLHGKRILVVGLGNSAADIVVELSSKAYENEVVLSTRSGAWIVPKYFAGTPADKYYKTTPYLPLSWQRKFVQVMQPLTAGRPEDYGLPTPNHKFFEAHPTQSVELPLRLGSGDVTAKGDITRLDGSRVHFVDGTSAEFDVIIYATGYNITFPFFDPAFLSAPDNRIRLYKRMFKPGLDDLVFVGFAQSTPTLFPFVEAQSRLVAAYAAGLYRLPGVEEMERVIEADEQLYIGHMHDSARHTQQVDFFRYEHQLRTQELPEGRRRAATLGPAFA, via the coding sequence ATGTCCTCACGCCCCGGCCCCACCGTCGCCGTCATCGGCGCCGGCATCAGCGGCCTGACCTCGACCAAGATGCTCGGCGACTACGGCATCGCGCACACGACCTTCGAGGTCTCCGACCGGGTGGGCGGCAACTGGGCGTTCCGCAACCCCAACAACATGAGCAGCGCCTACCGGTCGCTGCACATCGACACCTCGAAGCACCAGCTGTCGTTCCGCGACTTCCCGATGCCCGAGGACTACCCCGACTTCCCCCACCACACCCAGATCAAGGACTACCTCGACTCCTACGCCGACGCCTTCGGCCTGCGCGAGCGCATCGAGTTCTCCAACGGCGTCGAGCGCGCCGAGCGCCGCCCCGACGGCGGGTGGGACATCCACGACCAGGCGGGCACGACGCGGCGGTTCGACCTGCTGGTGGTCGGCAACGGCCACCACTGGGACCCGCGCTACCCCGACTTCCCGGGCGAGTTCAGCGGCGAGGTGATCCACTCCCACTACTACGTCGACCCGCGCGAGCCGCTGGACCTGCACGGCAAGCGCATCCTGGTCGTCGGTCTCGGCAACAGCGCCGCCGACATCGTCGTCGAGCTGTCGTCGAAGGCCTACGAGAACGAGGTCGTGCTCTCGACCCGCTCAGGCGCCTGGATCGTGCCGAAGTACTTCGCCGGCACCCCGGCCGACAAGTACTACAAGACCACGCCCTACCTGCCCCTGTCCTGGCAGCGGAAGTTCGTGCAGGTCATGCAGCCGCTCACCGCCGGCCGGCCCGAGGACTACGGCCTGCCCACCCCCAACCACAAGTTCTTCGAGGCCCACCCGACCCAGTCGGTGGAGCTCCCGCTGCGACTCGGCTCCGGCGACGTCACCGCCAAGGGCGACATCACCCGCCTCGACGGCAGCCGCGTCCACTTCGTCGATGGCACCAGCGCCGAGTTCGACGTGATCATCTACGCCACCGGCTACAACATCACCTTCCCGTTCTTCGACCCTGCGTTCCTGTCCGCGCCCGACAACCGGATCCGGCTCTACAAGCGGATGTTCAAGCCCGGTCTCGACGACCTGGTCTTCGTCGGCTTCGCGCAGTCCACGCCCACGCTCTTCCCGTTCGTGGAGGCCCAGTCCCGGCTCGTGGCGGCGTACGCCGCGGGGCTCTACCGGCTGCCCGGCGTCGAGGAGATGGAGCGCGTCATCGAGGCCGACGAGCAGCTCTACATCGGCCACATGCACGACTCCGCCCGGCACACCCAGCAGGTCGACTTCTTCCGCTACGAGCACCAGCTGCGCACCCAGGAGCTCCCCGAGGGCCGCCGGCGTGCGGCCACGCTGGGTCCGGCCTTCGCGTGA
- a CDS encoding PaaI family thioesterase, translating to MTELTDGDSIGGFTYREIPTVEVDAVEARFLPLAEAVRRLNDAVIRSTADDTLLTDAVARIDELTRQLGEGAPPGPVGTCFNHEGRSWSWGNAAVGERNAVAPPLYLRFVDDTHVVGEADLGPAYEGPPGMVHGGVSALLLDHLMGVTASHRHTQTAFTGTLTMRYEATLPLGKVTLHAELVKQERRKIDVEATIVATDGTVAIRAHGVFITPRWAAELSEDR from the coding sequence ATGACCGAGCTGACGGACGGGGACTCCATCGGCGGGTTCACCTACCGCGAGATCCCGACCGTCGAGGTCGACGCCGTCGAGGCCCGCTTCCTGCCGCTGGCGGAGGCCGTACGCCGACTCAACGATGCGGTCATCCGGTCGACCGCCGACGACACCCTGCTCACCGACGCCGTCGCCCGGATCGACGAGCTCACCCGCCAGCTCGGCGAGGGCGCACCACCCGGCCCGGTCGGCACCTGCTTCAACCACGAGGGCCGCTCCTGGAGCTGGGGCAACGCGGCCGTGGGCGAGCGCAACGCCGTCGCCCCACCCCTGTATCTGCGCTTCGTCGACGACACCCACGTCGTCGGCGAGGCGGACCTCGGTCCGGCGTACGAAGGGCCGCCCGGCATGGTCCACGGCGGCGTCTCCGCCCTCCTGCTCGACCACCTGATGGGCGTGACGGCCAGCCACCGGCACACGCAGACCGCGTTCACCGGCACGCTCACGATGCGCTACGAGGCGACGCTCCCGCTGGGCAAGGTCACCTTGCACGCCGAGCTCGTGAAGCAGGAGCGCCGCAAGATCGACGTCGAGGCGACCATCGTCGCTACCGACGGCACCGTCGCCATCCGCGCCCACGGTGTCTTCATCACGCCGCGGTGGGCGGCCGAGCTGTCGGAGGATCGATGA
- a CDS encoding LysE family transporter, with the protein MDGLLAGLALGAAAGVGPGPLLVLVVTVTLRSGVRAGLLTAGVPVLSDALVVVLALTLLRQVPERPLAVLGLVGAVLVVAIGVRTVLDARAATLAAGELVREPAWVTLRRAFLVNIVSPHPWVSWLTVLGPLAISYGRDSLSVGAIFVVAFYVGIVGAKAVLALLVGMGRRRMRDAGYRRALVVAGALLVGAGVAMGVEFGPVALGL; encoded by the coding sequence GTGGATGGACTCCTGGCCGGCCTGGCCCTGGGTGCCGCCGCCGGCGTGGGGCCGGGCCCGCTGCTCGTGCTGGTCGTCACGGTCACGCTGCGCTCCGGCGTACGCGCCGGTCTGCTGACGGCCGGGGTGCCGGTGCTGTCCGACGCGCTCGTGGTGGTGCTGGCGCTGACGTTGCTGCGACAGGTGCCCGAGCGGCCACTGGCGGTGCTGGGACTCGTGGGCGCCGTGCTGGTCGTGGCGATCGGCGTACGCACGGTCCTGGACGCCCGTGCCGCGACGCTGGCCGCAGGGGAGCTGGTGCGGGAGCCGGCGTGGGTGACGCTGCGCCGCGCCTTCCTGGTCAACATCGTGAGCCCGCACCCGTGGGTGTCGTGGCTGACCGTGCTCGGTCCGCTCGCGATCTCCTATGGACGCGACTCCCTCAGCGTGGGTGCGATCTTCGTGGTCGCGTTCTACGTCGGCATCGTGGGAGCGAAGGCGGTGCTGGCCCTGCTCGTGGGGATGGGGCGCCGCCGCATGCGCGACGCCGGCTACCGACGAGCCCTGGTGGTGGCAGGGGCGCTCCTCGTCGGTGCCGGCGTCGCCATGGGGGTGGAGTTCGGGCCGGTGGCGCTCGGTCTGTGA
- a CDS encoding RNA-binding S4 domain-containing protein, with the protein MRDVGLRDESIRLGQFLKLADLVDAGADAKQVIADGQVQVNGEVETRRGRQLRPGDEVQLGGEVVRVTAGPVADDLPW; encoded by the coding sequence ATGCGAGACGTGGGGTTGCGTGACGAGTCGATCCGCCTGGGGCAGTTCCTCAAGCTCGCCGACCTCGTGGACGCCGGCGCGGACGCCAAGCAGGTCATCGCGGACGGCCAGGTCCAGGTCAACGGCGAGGTGGAGACCCGTCGCGGGCGGCAGCTGCGGCCCGGTGACGAGGTCCAGTTGGGCGGGGAGGTCGTGCGGGTCACGGCCGGACCGGTCGCAGACGACCTCCCCTGGTAG
- a CDS encoding SDR family NAD(P)-dependent oxidoreductase has translation MTSRAVVLGGASGIGAATARALAAAGHAVTVADLTEEGAGAVVDDLPGTGHAARRCDVTVETDVDALLSEAGADGNLTAVVNSAGSSTLGLLTELDEAEFRRVVDICLHGAFLVLKHAGRHVADGGAICSLTSLNARQPAAGFGPYCAAKAGLVMLTEVAALELAPRGVRVNAVSPGLVDTPLTAPAMDIPGVREDYLANTPLGRAGTAAEVADAVLFALTTPWLTGEAIDLNGGAHLRAYPDVHGHVVRAFG, from the coding sequence ATGACCAGTCGTGCTGTCGTGCTCGGAGGCGCTTCGGGCATCGGGGCGGCCACTGCCCGGGCGCTGGCGGCAGCAGGTCACGCCGTGACGGTCGCCGATCTCACCGAGGAGGGTGCCGGCGCGGTCGTCGACGACCTGCCCGGCACCGGCCACGCCGCCCGGCGCTGCGACGTCACGGTCGAGACCGATGTCGACGCCCTGCTGAGCGAGGCCGGGGCCGATGGCAACCTCACGGCCGTGGTCAACAGCGCAGGGTCCAGCACCCTCGGGCTGCTCACCGAGCTCGACGAGGCGGAGTTCCGCCGGGTGGTCGACATCTGCCTGCACGGCGCCTTCCTGGTGCTCAAGCACGCCGGTCGCCACGTCGCCGACGGCGGTGCGATCTGTTCGCTGACCTCGCTCAACGCCCGCCAGCCCGCGGCTGGCTTCGGCCCCTACTGCGCCGCGAAGGCCGGCCTGGTGATGCTGACCGAGGTCGCCGCGCTCGAGCTGGCGCCGCGCGGCGTGCGCGTCAACGCCGTCTCCCCCGGGCTCGTGGACACACCGCTCACCGCACCCGCGATGGACATCCCCGGCGTGCGCGAGGACTACCTCGCCAACACCCCGCTCGGCCGGGCCGGCACCGCCGCGGAGGTCGCCGACGCCGTGCTCTTCGCGCTCACGACCCCGTGGCTGACCGGGGAGGCGATCGACCTCAACGGGGGCGCCCACCTGCGCGCCTACCCCGACGTGCACGGGCACGTGGTGCGCGCGTTCGGCTGA
- a CDS encoding FKBP-type peptidyl-prolyl cis-trans isomerase, giving the protein MSEKPEIDFPGEVPSDLVITDITEGDGPVAAAGQTVRVHYVGVAHSTGEEFDASYNRGEPLTFRLGIGQVISGWDTGVQGMKVGGRRQLVIPPHLGYGDRGAGGVIKPGETLIFVVDLLAVS; this is encoded by the coding sequence ATGAGCGAGAAGCCTGAGATCGACTTCCCCGGCGAGGTCCCCTCCGACCTGGTCATCACCGACATCACCGAGGGCGACGGACCCGTCGCCGCGGCCGGCCAGACGGTGCGCGTGCACTACGTCGGCGTCGCGCACTCCACCGGCGAGGAGTTCGACGCCAGCTACAACCGCGGCGAGCCGCTGACCTTCCGCCTCGGCATCGGCCAGGTCATCAGCGGCTGGGACACCGGCGTGCAGGGCATGAAGGTCGGCGGGCGGCGCCAGCTCGTCATCCCGCCGCACCTCGGGTACGGCGATCGCGGCGCGGGCGGCGTGATCAAGCCCGGCGAGACGCTGATCTTCGTCGTCGACCTGCTCGCGGTCAGCTGA